A window of Paenibacillus sp. 19GGS1-52 contains these coding sequences:
- a CDS encoding nitroreductase family protein, with the protein MSSSVIEVIEKRKSVRTYEPTPLDEVVHKSLMDYLNNEEKLAGPLGGRADIEWIWAKGEGNDKGIKLGAYGIIKNPQAYLVGRIKNDEQSLLEFGYIFQKLILYATSLGLGTCWIGGTFNRNSFAREIKLGDDELIPCITPVGYAREKHSMVESTMRFVVKADQRKPWSELFYDSEFKVELTREEAGNLAVPLEMVRLGPSASNKQPWRVVLSPDRKHAHFYLVMTPNYSGNKVGFEMQRIDVGIAACDFELACQELGISGSWVINDPQIEAPQAEYMISYAIK; encoded by the coding sequence ATGAGTAGCTCAGTGATCGAAGTGATTGAGAAGCGTAAATCTGTACGTACTTATGAACCGACACCGCTTGATGAGGTTGTGCACAAGTCCCTCATGGATTACCTGAACAATGAGGAGAAGCTGGCTGGACCCCTTGGCGGAAGAGCAGATATCGAATGGATATGGGCTAAAGGGGAAGGGAATGACAAGGGGATTAAGCTGGGGGCTTATGGAATCATTAAGAACCCGCAAGCCTATTTGGTGGGCAGAATAAAAAATGATGAGCAGTCGCTATTAGAATTTGGTTATATATTTCAGAAGCTGATTCTGTATGCGACCAGCCTTGGCCTTGGCACCTGCTGGATCGGTGGAACATTTAACCGTAATTCCTTCGCGCGTGAGATTAAGCTGGGAGACGATGAGCTCATTCCCTGCATTACACCCGTGGGTTATGCCCGGGAGAAACATAGTATGGTGGAATCCACCATGCGCTTTGTAGTAAAGGCGGATCAAAGGAAACCGTGGTCAGAGCTATTTTATGATTCTGAATTCAAAGTGGAATTAACCCGTGAAGAAGCTGGGAATCTGGCTGTTCCGCTGGAGATGGTCCGGCTCGGACCTTCGGCCTCCAATAAGCAGCCATGGAGAGTAGTGCTGTCTCCCGATCGCAAGCATGCACATTTTTATTTAGTGATGACTCCGAACTACAGCGGCAACAAGGTGGGCTTTGAGATGCAGCGGATTGATGTTGGGATTGCGGCCTGTGATTTTGAACTGGCTTGTCAGGAGCTGGGTATTTCAGGCTCATGGGTCATTAATGACCCGCAGATTGAAGCTCCACAAGCTGAATATATGATAAGTTACGCCATTAAGTAG